A single Paraburkholderia sp. D15 DNA region contains:
- a CDS encoding DmsC/YnfH family molybdoenzyme membrane anchor subunit, producing the protein MNPAFSVVFLTTLSGAAQGLLIALVGVESAAQLGLIASPAGMFYVTGAGVSVLLGGLGLIASFFHLGHPERAWRAIAMWRTSWLSRECLCLPAFLACAFFYGVAHWLGSPWRITLALGWLGVLASAALFVCTGMIYACLRFLQEWATPLTLVNFALLGCASGFTLAAALSAWFVSAPTGGLALGACVLTLAGCASRSASLVRNARLRPKSTVQSATGIHNPKLVQVSRGFTAGAFNLREFFHGKSAGTLRGIKWGFLATAFVVPVVLIALAASLHGIGASLGLLVAACLVQYAGLVAERWFFFAEAKHPQNLYYARVG; encoded by the coding sequence ATGAATCCGGCTTTCTCCGTCGTCTTTCTCACCACGCTGAGCGGCGCGGCTCAGGGTCTGCTGATCGCGCTCGTCGGCGTGGAAAGTGCCGCGCAACTGGGGCTGATCGCGTCGCCCGCCGGGATGTTCTATGTGACCGGCGCGGGGGTGTCCGTGCTGCTCGGCGGGCTCGGGCTGATCGCGTCGTTCTTCCACCTCGGTCACCCGGAGCGCGCGTGGCGTGCGATCGCGATGTGGCGTACATCATGGCTATCGCGCGAATGTCTGTGCCTGCCGGCGTTTCTCGCCTGCGCATTCTTCTACGGTGTCGCGCACTGGCTCGGGTCGCCGTGGCGGATCACGCTCGCATTGGGCTGGCTCGGCGTGCTGGCGAGCGCGGCGCTGTTCGTCTGCACGGGAATGATCTACGCGTGTCTGCGTTTTCTGCAGGAATGGGCGACGCCGCTCACGCTGGTCAATTTCGCGCTGCTCGGCTGCGCGTCCGGTTTCACGCTCGCGGCCGCGCTGAGCGCGTGGTTCGTGTCCGCGCCGACCGGCGGCCTCGCGCTGGGCGCATGCGTGCTGACGCTGGCCGGTTGCGCGAGCCGGTCGGCGTCGCTGGTGCGCAATGCGCGCTTGCGGCCGAAGTCGACCGTGCAGAGCGCCACGGGCATCCACAATCCGAAGCTTGTGCAGGTGTCGCGCGGTTTCACCGCCGGCGCCTTCAATCTGCGCGAGTTCTTTCACGGCAAGTCGGCGGGCACGTTGCGCGGCATCAAGTGGGGGTTTCTGGCGACGGCGTTCGTCGTGCCGGTCGTGCTGATCGCGCTGGCCGCGAGCCTGCATGGCATCGGCGCGTCGCTGGGGCTGCTGGTCGCCGCGTGCCTCGTGCAGTACGCGGGACTGGTCGCGGAGCGGTGGTTTTTCTTCGCCGAAGCGAAGCACCCGCAGAATCTGTATTACGCGAGAGTGGGGTGA
- a CDS encoding diguanylate cyclase, which translates to MLPRDPAPNRAVPDNTVSTDDAEMFDLAPVSLWLEDFSGVRALFDAWRADGVTDLRAYFADHPERVAECAHSIRVIKVNQKTLTQFEAADFDALTGNLAAVFRDDMLKTHLEELCQLWAGHAQFTSHTVNYTLGGRRLDVLLKGAVLPGHETSWDRVLVSVEDITELEGARHRVTLAEQYVRGLFEHSPVSLWVEDFSAVKRLLDEARAAGINDFRVFTDVHPEFVERCMQEIHVLDVNQHTLDMFAAKDKPMLLARLGEVFRDDMRPHFREQLIDLWDNKLFQQREVLNYSLDGSEVHVHLQFSVLPGHDKHWDLVLVALTDITARKKAEAYLEFLGKHDVLTKLRNRSFYVDELNRLERKGPWPVTIIMADLNGLKRVNDQLGHAAGDALLRRAGEVLAKAMEAPFHAARIGGDEFAILMPDTDERGGAAMIDAIRQLVDMNNQFYPGSPLNFSMGAATCQRGDRLESGVQRADLLMYEEKRAHYANQQDGGTLGE; encoded by the coding sequence ATGCTCCCGCGCGACCCCGCGCCTAACCGTGCCGTTCCGGATAACACCGTGTCAACGGACGACGCCGAGATGTTCGACCTCGCGCCCGTCTCCCTCTGGCTCGAAGATTTCAGCGGCGTGCGCGCGTTGTTCGACGCGTGGCGCGCCGACGGCGTCACCGATCTGCGCGCCTATTTCGCCGACCATCCCGAGCGGGTCGCCGAATGCGCGCACAGCATCCGCGTGATCAAGGTCAATCAGAAGACGCTGACGCAATTCGAAGCCGCCGATTTCGACGCGCTCACCGGCAATCTCGCCGCCGTGTTCCGCGACGACATGCTCAAGACTCACCTCGAGGAACTCTGCCAGTTGTGGGCGGGGCACGCGCAGTTCACCAGCCACACCGTCAACTACACGCTCGGCGGCCGCCGGCTCGACGTATTGCTCAAGGGCGCCGTGCTGCCTGGCCACGAGACGAGCTGGGACCGCGTGCTGGTGTCGGTGGAAGACATCACCGAACTCGAAGGCGCGCGGCATCGCGTGACGCTGGCCGAGCAATACGTACGCGGGCTGTTCGAGCATTCGCCGGTGTCGCTGTGGGTGGAAGACTTCAGCGCGGTCAAGCGCCTGCTCGACGAAGCGCGCGCGGCCGGCATCAACGATTTCCGCGTGTTCACCGACGTGCATCCGGAGTTCGTCGAACGCTGCATGCAGGAAATCCACGTGCTCGACGTGAATCAGCACACGCTCGACATGTTCGCCGCGAAAGACAAGCCCATGCTGCTGGCCCGTCTCGGTGAAGTGTTCCGCGACGACATGCGCCCGCACTTCCGCGAGCAGTTGATCGACCTGTGGGACAACAAGCTGTTCCAGCAGCGCGAAGTGCTCAACTATTCGCTCGACGGCAGCGAGGTGCACGTCCATCTGCAGTTTTCCGTGCTGCCGGGTCACGACAAGCACTGGGACCTGGTGCTGGTCGCGCTCACCGACATCACCGCACGCAAAAAGGCCGAAGCCTACCTGGAATTCCTCGGCAAGCACGACGTGCTGACCAAGCTGCGCAACCGCTCGTTTTACGTCGACGAGTTGAACCGGCTCGAACGCAAGGGGCCGTGGCCGGTAACGATCATCATGGCCGACCTGAACGGCCTGAAGCGCGTGAACGATCAGCTCGGCCATGCAGCGGGCGACGCGCTGCTGCGGCGCGCCGGCGAGGTGCTCGCGAAGGCGATGGAAGCGCCGTTCCACGCGGCGCGGATCGGCGGCGACGAATTCGCGATCCTGATGCCCGACACCGACGAACGCGGCGGCGCGGCGATGATCGACGCGATCCGCCAGCTGGTGGACATGAACAACCAGTTCTATCCGGGCTCGCCGCTGAATTTTTCGATGGGCGCGGCCACCTGTCAGCGCGGCGACCGG
- a CDS encoding 2-hydroxyacid dehydrogenase: MKPSLLVLIPLKDASRASIDAEFDATHAPDAEHRAAAIDAHGATFRAVLTNGTTGLTAAEIDRMPQLELVSALGAGYENLAVDHARARGIVLVNGAGTNDHCVADHAFALLLAVVRDVPQLDQATRTGVWRDTLPMRPNVSGKRLGIVGLGNIGEKVARRGAGFDMEIGYHNRKPREGSPLRFFDSVTALAQWSDFLVVATPGGAGTRHLIDAGVLDALGPQGFVVNVSRGSVVDTAALARALSEGRIAGAGLDVYEGEPHPPEALLALHNVVLTPHVGGRSPEAIAASVDNFLNNARRHFAGEPVLTPI; this comes from the coding sequence ATGAAGCCCTCCCTGCTGGTCCTGATCCCCTTGAAAGACGCAAGCCGCGCGAGTATCGACGCCGAGTTCGACGCGACCCACGCCCCCGATGCCGAACACCGCGCGGCCGCGATCGACGCGCACGGCGCCACGTTCCGCGCCGTGCTGACCAACGGCACGACCGGACTGACGGCCGCGGAAATCGACCGCATGCCGCAGCTCGAACTGGTGAGCGCGCTCGGCGCCGGCTACGAAAACCTCGCCGTCGATCACGCCCGCGCGCGCGGCATCGTGCTCGTGAACGGCGCCGGCACCAACGATCATTGCGTGGCCGATCATGCGTTCGCGCTGCTGCTCGCCGTGGTGCGCGACGTCCCGCAACTCGATCAGGCGACCCGCACGGGCGTCTGGCGCGACACGCTGCCGATGCGGCCGAACGTGTCCGGCAAACGACTCGGCATCGTCGGGCTCGGCAACATCGGCGAAAAAGTTGCCAGGCGCGGCGCGGGCTTCGACATGGAAATCGGTTATCACAACCGCAAGCCGCGCGAGGGCTCGCCGCTGCGTTTCTTCGACAGTGTGACGGCGCTCGCGCAATGGAGCGACTTCCTGGTGGTGGCGACGCCGGGCGGCGCGGGCACGCGTCATCTGATCGACGCAGGTGTGCTCGATGCGCTTGGCCCGCAGGGCTTCGTCGTCAACGTGTCGCGCGGCAGCGTGGTCGACACCGCCGCGCTCGCGCGGGCGTTGAGCGAAGGCCGCATCGCGGGCGCGGGGCTCGATGTCTACGAGGGCGAGCCGCATCCGCCCGAAGCGTTGCTTGCGCTGCACAACGTCGTGCTGACGCCGCACGTGGGTGGCCGCTCGCCGGAGGCGATCGCGGCTTCCGTCGACAACTTCCTGAACAACGCGAGGCGGCATTTCGCGGGCGAACCGGTGTTGACGCCGATCTGA
- a CDS encoding 4Fe-4S dicluster domain-containing protein: MTQMALVIDLNVCVGCHACVTSCKEWNTSGESGSLADFRPYDLEPSGTFFNRVQTFEAGSFPKAETIHFPKSCLHCEDPPCVPVCPTGASYKRKEDGLVLVDFDRCIGCKYCAWACPYGARELDESRKEMTKCTLCVDRIHDENLSERDRQPACVLACPTSARLFGDIHDPQSVVSKAIEERGGYQLMPEWNTRPANHYLPRVPTEAAGCGSGACSCKSAGTATDSSTDDSRAPESLEAQLERGELHLASMATRI, from the coding sequence ATGACACAGATGGCATTGGTGATCGACCTGAACGTATGCGTGGGCTGCCACGCGTGCGTGACGAGTTGCAAGGAATGGAACACGTCGGGCGAGTCGGGCAGTCTCGCGGATTTCAGACCGTACGACCTGGAACCGTCCGGCACCTTCTTCAACCGCGTGCAGACCTTCGAGGCGGGCAGTTTCCCGAAGGCGGAAACGATCCACTTCCCGAAGTCGTGCCTGCACTGCGAGGACCCGCCCTGCGTGCCGGTCTGTCCGACCGGGGCGAGCTACAAGCGCAAGGAAGACGGGCTCGTGCTGGTGGACTTCGATCGCTGTATCGGCTGCAAGTACTGCGCGTGGGCGTGTCCGTACGGCGCGCGCGAGCTCGACGAAAGCCGCAAGGAGATGACCAAGTGCACGTTGTGCGTCGACCGGATTCACGACGAGAACCTCTCCGAGCGCGATCGTCAGCCGGCCTGCGTGCTCGCGTGTCCGACCTCGGCGCGGCTGTTCGGCGATATTCACGATCCGCAGTCGGTGGTGTCGAAGGCGATCGAGGAGCGCGGCGGCTATCAGTTGATGCCCGAGTGGAACACGCGGCCCGCGAATCACTATCTGCCGCGCGTGCCGACCGAGGCGGCCGGCTGCGGTAGCGGCGCGTGCTCGTGCAAGAGCGCCGGCACGGCGACCGATTCGTCCACGGACGACAGCCGCGCACCGGAGTCGCTCGAAGCGCAACTGGAGCGCGGCGAGCTCCATCTCGCGTCGATGGCGACGCGCATCTGA
- a CDS encoding molybdopterin-dependent oxidoreductase: MEHHARTQDERLEVKTTTCYMCACRCGIRVHLREGEVRYIDGNPAHPLNQGVICAKGASGIMKQYSPARLTQPLMRKAGAERGSAQFEPVSWEHAFDVLEKRLAAIRATDPKRFALFTGRDQMQALTGLFAKQFGTPNYAAHGGFCSANMAAGMIYTIGGSFWEFGGPDLDHAKLFFMIGTAEDHHSNPLKIAISKFKRAGGRFIAINPIRTGYAAIADEWVPIKPGTDGALFMAFLHELIAADAWDHEFVQRYTNAAELVDLDESSANFGLFVRDPQRPEGNPLFPQNHLWWDAQAGQAVPHHTPGVTPALDGRYALGDGTPVTPSFALLRERVAACTPEWAAGITGIEASTIRRLAAEMIQVSREHRITLPIRWTDAWGETHETVSGNPVAFHAMRGLAAHSNGFQSIRALAVLMSLLGTIDRPGGFRHKSPFPRAVPPSAKPPNSPDAVKPNTPLATGPLGWPAAPEDLFIDEQGGPVRIDKAFSWEYPLAVHGVMHSVITNAWRGDPYPIDTLMIFMANMAWNSSMNTTKVREMLADRHPDGEYKIPFLVVCDAFQSEMTAFADLILPDTTYLERHDAMSMLDRPISEFDGPVDSVRVPVVPPTGECKPFQEVLIELASRLKFPAFTSADGTRRFRDYPDFVVNFTTTPDSGVGFLIGWRGEDGDKALVGAPNPKQWERYAENNCVFHYTLPEDLQYMRNCNGPYLDWAVKHGFRKFGEPILIQLYSDVMQKFRLAAQGRTSGRQPPDHLRARIETYFDPLPFWYAPLESAATDLERFPLAAVTQRPMAMYHSWDSQNAWLRQIHGENYLYVNPRMAAENGIADGSWIYAESQWGRVRCMARYSETVEPGTVWTWNAIGKASGAWNLGADANESQRGFLLNHLITDELPGRDDAAARFSNSDPVTGQAAWYDVRVRLYPAEADARHTLPQFAAMPSLPGSTGVISRIVQTYFAGRGEFAARLRGTNGRK, from the coding sequence ATGGAACATCACGCCCGCACCCAGGACGAACGGCTCGAGGTCAAGACCACCACGTGCTACATGTGCGCATGCCGCTGCGGGATCCGCGTGCATCTGCGCGAAGGCGAGGTGCGTTACATCGACGGCAATCCCGCGCATCCGCTGAACCAGGGCGTGATCTGCGCGAAGGGCGCCTCGGGCATCATGAAGCAGTACTCGCCGGCGCGCCTGACCCAGCCGCTGATGCGCAAGGCCGGCGCCGAGCGCGGCAGCGCGCAGTTCGAGCCGGTCTCGTGGGAACACGCGTTCGACGTCCTCGAAAAGCGTCTCGCGGCGATCCGCGCGACCGACCCGAAACGCTTCGCGCTCTTCACCGGCCGCGACCAGATGCAGGCCTTGACCGGCCTCTTCGCGAAGCAGTTCGGTACGCCTAACTATGCGGCGCACGGCGGTTTCTGCTCGGCCAACATGGCCGCCGGAATGATCTACACGATCGGCGGCTCGTTCTGGGAGTTCGGCGGCCCGGACCTGGACCACGCGAAGCTGTTCTTCATGATCGGCACCGCCGAGGACCACCACTCGAATCCGCTGAAGATCGCCATTTCGAAGTTCAAGCGCGCGGGCGGGCGCTTCATCGCGATCAATCCGATCCGCACCGGCTATGCCGCGATCGCCGACGAATGGGTGCCGATCAAGCCGGGCACCGACGGCGCGCTGTTCATGGCCTTTCTGCACGAGTTGATCGCCGCCGACGCATGGGATCACGAGTTCGTGCAGCGCTATACGAACGCGGCCGAACTGGTCGACCTCGACGAAAGCAGCGCGAATTTCGGCCTGTTCGTGCGCGATCCGCAGCGGCCCGAGGGCAATCCGCTGTTTCCGCAGAATCATCTATGGTGGGACGCGCAGGCCGGACAGGCGGTCCCGCATCACACGCCCGGCGTGACGCCTGCGCTCGACGGCCGTTATGCGCTCGGCGACGGCACGCCGGTCACGCCGTCCTTCGCGCTGCTGCGCGAACGTGTGGCGGCGTGCACGCCGGAATGGGCCGCCGGCATCACGGGCATCGAGGCATCGACCATTCGCCGGCTCGCCGCCGAAATGATCCAGGTGAGCCGCGAGCACCGCATCACGCTGCCGATCCGCTGGACCGACGCATGGGGCGAAACACACGAAACGGTGAGCGGCAATCCGGTCGCTTTCCATGCGATGCGCGGCCTCGCCGCGCATTCCAACGGCTTCCAGTCGATCCGCGCGCTGGCGGTGCTGATGTCGCTGCTCGGCACCATCGACCGGCCTGGCGGCTTTCGTCACAAGTCGCCGTTTCCGCGCGCGGTGCCGCCGTCCGCGAAACCGCCGAACAGTCCCGATGCGGTCAAGCCGAACACGCCGCTCGCCACCGGTCCGCTCGGCTGGCCGGCCGCCCCCGAGGACCTGTTCATCGACGAGCAGGGTGGTCCGGTGCGGATCGACAAGGCGTTCTCGTGGGAGTATCCGCTCGCCGTGCACGGCGTGATGCACAGCGTGATCACCAACGCGTGGCGCGGCGACCCGTACCCGATCGACACGCTGATGATCTTCATGGCCAACATGGCGTGGAATTCGTCGATGAATACGACGAAGGTGCGCGAGATGCTGGCCGACCGTCACCCGGACGGCGAGTACAAGATTCCGTTTCTGGTGGTGTGCGACGCGTTCCAGTCGGAAATGACCGCGTTCGCCGATCTGATCCTGCCGGACACGACCTATCTGGAACGTCACGACGCGATGTCGATGCTCGACCGTCCGATCTCCGAGTTCGACGGTCCGGTGGATTCGGTGCGCGTGCCGGTCGTGCCGCCCACCGGCGAGTGCAAGCCGTTCCAGGAAGTGCTGATCGAACTCGCGTCGCGGCTCAAATTTCCGGCTTTCACGAGCGCGGACGGCACGCGGCGTTTTCGTGACTATCCCGACTTCGTCGTGAATTTCACGACCACGCCGGACTCCGGCGTCGGCTTTCTGATCGGCTGGCGCGGCGAGGACGGCGACAAGGCGCTGGTCGGCGCACCGAATCCGAAGCAGTGGGAACGTTACGCGGAGAACAACTGCGTGTTCCATTACACGCTGCCCGAAGACCTGCAATACATGCGCAACTGCAACGGGCCGTATCTCGACTGGGCGGTGAAGCACGGCTTCCGCAAATTCGGCGAGCCGATCCTGATCCAGCTTTACTCGGACGTGATGCAGAAATTCAGGCTGGCCGCGCAGGGCCGCACGAGCGGCCGGCAACCGCCGGATCATCTGCGGGCACGCATCGAAACGTATTTCGATCCGCTGCCGTTCTGGTATGCGCCGCTCGAAAGCGCGGCGACCGATCTTGAACGTTTTCCGCTTGCGGCGGTCACGCAGCGCCCGATGGCGATGTACCACTCGTGGGACTCGCAGAACGCGTGGCTGCGGCAGATTCACGGCGAAAACTATCTGTACGTGAATCCGCGGATGGCGGCCGAAAACGGCATCGCGGACGGCAGCTGGATCTACGCGGAGTCGCAGTGGGGGCGTGTGCGCTGCATGGCGCGCTACAGCGAGACCGTCGAGCCCGGCACCGTGTGGACGTGGAACGCGATCGGCAAGGCATCGGGCGCTTGGAATCTCGGTGCCGACGCCAACGAATCGCAGCGCGGCTTCCTGCTCAATCACCTGATCACCGACGAATTGCCGGGCCGCGACGATGCCGCCGCGCGGTTCTCGAACTCGGACCCGGTGACCGGTCAGGCGGCGTGGTACGACGTGCGCGTGCGGCTCTATCCGGCGGAAGCGGACGCGCGGCACACGCTGCCGCAATTCGCGGCGATGCCGAGCTTACCGGGCTCGACCGGCGTGATTTCGCGCATCGTGCAGACGTATTTCGCCGGACGCGGGGAGTTCGCCGCGAGGTTGCGCGGCACGAATGGACGCAAATGA